The segment TTTATGTCGTTTATCCATTTATGCACCATCACCAGGTCTTATGGCTGATGTTGATGGCGATAAACTTGCTGCACAAGCAAAGGCACAAGGACAAGCTCTAAAACGTATGCGTGAATATACAATGGCAAATCGAGGACAATGGTCACTTGTTTCACTTCCAACAAAAGAATGGGCACATGTTGTGTTCCCAAATTTAGAAATTGATGAAGCTTATGATAAATTGTTGGAAGCAATTCTCTATGCTGTTCGTATTAATGAAAATGATGATCCTGTGTTAGCATGGGAAAAACATAATGAAAAACTATCACATCAAAACAAAATTCTAAATGATTACAATTTCAAATCCTTGCACTTTAAAAATGGCAAGGGAACAGATATTGTCGTAGGTCTCGTGGATAATCATGTTTGGGCTGGCGGCGAAGAAGTCTCTGAACGCGGTTATACTTTTAATCCAAATATGCCAACAGAGGAATCATTTACGATGCCAGATCGCCTTAATGTGAATGGTATTGTCTATAGTACAAAACCTTTAAATTACAATGGTAAACTTATTGATGAATTTTGGTTGAAGTTTGTTGATGGAAAAGTTGTTGAGTTTGATGCGAAACAAGAACGTGAAACACTTGAACAGCTTTTAAACACGGATGAAGGAAGTCGACACATTGGTGAAATCGCATTGATTTCTCACAAATCACCAATTTCGGATTTAAATATCCTATTCTATAATACACTCTTTGATGAAAACGCATCTTGCCATATGGCTTTAGGACGTGCCTATCCAATGAATATCAAAGGTGGAACAGAAATGACCGACGAGGAATTACTTGCACATAATGCTAACGACTCATTAAATCATGAAGACTTTATGTTTGGTAGTGAAGATATGAGTGTTGTCGGAACAACACACGACGGCGAATCAATTATTGTGTTTAATGAAGGTAATTTTGTAATTTAGTTGATATTTCTTTACTATTGATGTATAAATAATATATAAACAGTGAAGAGGACAAAAATACGTTGTTTTGAACTAGAGAGTGAAGTGGTTGGTGAAAACTTCTCGTAGAATATGCGTATTTACCACCTCAGAGTTGGATTTTAGAAAAAATCCCGTATTCTGGCGTTAACAGTTTAAGTGCACAATTTAAATTGTGAATTAAAGGTGGTACCGCGTAAATTCGTCCTTTTGGATGGATTTACGTTTTTCTTTTTTATAGAGGAGGTTATTATGGTAAATATTAGAGAAGATGAACGTCTTAATATCTTGAATCACTCATCAGCACACTTACTTGCTCATGCTGTGAAACGTCTTTATCCTGAAGCAAAGTTCTGGGTAGGACCTGTAATTGAAGATGGTTTTTATTATGACATGGATTTAGGAGATCAAGTACTTACAGAAGAGGATCTACCTAAAATTGAATCAATGATGCGAAAAATTGCTAAAGAAGACAAGCGCATTACACGAGAAGTGTTAACAAAACAAGAAGCGTTAGAAATCTTTAAAGATGATTCGTATAAAATCGATATTATTAACAATCTTGAAGATTATGCAACAATAACTGCATATCGTCAAGCTGAATTCATCGATTTATGTCGTGGTCCCCATGTTGAGACGACAAAGAAAATGAAATATTTCAAATTATTAAAAGTTTCTGGAGCGTATTGGAAAGGGGATTCCAAGAATAAAATGCTTCAACGTGTATATGGAATTACATTTGAAACTGAAGAAGACCTTAATCAATACCTTGAATGGTTAGAAGCTGCGAAAGCACGCGACCACAAAAAACTTGGTAAAGAACTTGAACTCTTTATGATGAGTGAATTTGGGCCAGGATTCCCATTTTGGTTACCAAATGGTATGACATTACGTCATGCTTTAGATGAATACTACTATAACGCGCATATTAAACGTGGTTATGTGCTTACACAAACACCAACAATGCTGAATAAAGAGTTGTGGGAAGTTTCAGGACACTGGGAAAACTACCGTGAAAACATGTATACCTCAACAATCGATGATCGCGAATTCGCAATCAAGCCGATGAATTGCCCAGGTGGAATGCTTGTCTATAAAAACGGCTTACATTCATACCGCGATTTACCGATTCGTCTTGCTGAAATGGGTCATGTGCATCGTCATGAAGCCAGTGGTGCGCTAAATGGTTTATTCCGTGTGCGTTCCTTTACACAAGATGATGCCCATCTATTTATGAGAGAAGATCAATTACAAGATGAAATCGTAGAAATATTAGATTTTATTGACGAGATTTATTCTACATTTGGTCTTTCATACTCAATCGAATTATCGACACGTCCTGAGGACAAGTATATTGGTGACATTGCGGTTTGGGACCGATCTGAACAAGCCCTCAAAGAGGCTTGTATGGCTGCTGGTGTCGACTTTAAAATTAATGAGGGAGATGGTGCGTTCTACGGTCCGAAACTCGACTTTAAAGTGCGAGATTCATTGAATCGTGTATGGCAATGTGGTACGGTTCAATTAGATATGAATCTTCCTGAACGTTTTGATCTTACATATGTCGCAGAAGATGGTAAGAAAAAACGACCTATTATGCTTCATCGTGCAATTTTCGGTTCAATTGAACGCTTTATCGGTATTCTTATTGAACACTTTGCAGGGGGATTCCCACTATGGATGGCTCCAAAACAGATCGAAATTATTCCTGTTAATACAGAGTTCCATATGGACTATGCCAATGAAGTTTGCGATCTTCTTTTAAATAAAGGAATTCGTGCACATGTCGATGGACGTAATGAAAAATTAGGCTATCGCTTACGTGAAGCGCAAAAGAATAAAATTCCACTTCAATTAATCATTGGAGATAAAGAAATCGAAGATCGTAGTGTCAATGTTCGCCGTTATGGTGAGCGTGCACAAAACCCATTTGAACTTGATGGATTTATGCAATTAGTGGAAGCAGAAATTAAATCCCGTTATATTCATAAAATTGAGAAAGACTAGTTTTTAAGGCATTAAATCGATCATAAATCGAGCGTAAATACACCATTGTATTTACGCTCTTTTTCGATATGTCAGTCCTCAAAGTGAAGTAGAGGGGCACTTATCCCTACATATATGATACCGGTTACATTTATTTGTGACATTTGTATTGATTATCAATATAAAATTCGATACGATATAGATACAAGGAAACTTGTATGGAGGAAACAGATGAAAAAACTATTTTCTAGTGTTTTAGTTGTCTTGTTAGCTCTTTCTCTAACCGCTTGTTCAGGTGGCGAAAAAGCACAAGATGGTAAAGGCGCAGAAATCGCTTTGATTACTGACGTTGGTACAATTGATGACCGCTCATTTAACCAAGGTTCATATGAAGGCGTTAAACAGTATGGGGACGAAAATAAAGTCACATATACATACTATCGTCCCGTTGCAAAAGATGACGAGGCATACTTTAACGAAATCGAAAAAGCGATTACTGAAGGGGGCGCTAAGGTTGTCGTTATGCCAGGATTTTTATTCGCGAACGCAGCTTTTAGAGCACAAAAGGAATTCCCAGATGTTAACTTTATTTTTGTAGATGGTGCTCCTTCGGAAACACCACAGTCGGAGCCTGTAATTGGTCCTAATATGTATTCTGTTGTTTGGGAAGAACAACAAGCTGGATTCTTAGCAGGATACGCTGCAGTCAAAGATGGCTATACAAAATTAGGTTATATTGGTGGTATGAAAGTTCCAGCTGTTGAAAAATTCGGTTTAGGTTATGTTTACGGAGCGAATCATGCAGCTGAAGAATTAGGTATTACTGTTGATATGATGTACAAGTATTCAGGAACATTTGAAGCATCTCAAGAAGTTCAGATGTTAGCTTCAGGTTGGTATGCAGGGGGAACTGAAGTAATCTTTGTTTCTGCTGGTGGTGCTGGTCCTTCAGTATTTAAAGCTGCAGAGGATAAAGAAGCTAAGGTTATTGGTGTTGACGTTGACCAATCAGGCGAAAGTGAAACAATCATCACTTCTGCTTTAAAAGAACTTCAACTTGCTGTTTATGAAGGATTAAAAGCACACTATGATGGCAAATTCCCAGGTGGTACGCAACATGCTTACAATATCAATGACGACGGTGTCGGATTACCTAAGAATTTCGACCGTTTCAAAACCTTTAAACAAGAAGATTTAGAAAAAGTTATCGCTGATATGAAAGCGGATAAAGATGGTGTTACTTCAACGATTAAAAAACAACATGCTGATGACTTTACAGATGTTATCAGTGATCCAATCTTGAAAAATATCAACATCACATTTATTAAATAGTAATGTAAAACGGCTAATTAGCCGTTTTCTTTTGCATAAGTGGAAAAAGAAGTGTTTGAATCAACGTCCTTCACTTGATAAAGTAAAAGTGCAGGGGGGATGATTATGAAATCTAAATGGGTTATTATGCTTTTAAGTTTTGTGCTGCTTGGTGGATGTTCGACACAATCATCGCAGGAGCAAACAAAATCTGAAGTCGCACTGATTACAGATATCGGAACGATTGATGACCACTCATTTAATCAAGAGTCGTGGGAAGGGATTATCGATTTTTGTAAGGATCACAATGTCTCGTATAAGTATTACCGTCCTGAGAATAAAGATGATATTGCATTCTATAATGAAATTCAAAAAGCGATTGAAGAAGGGGGCGCAAAAGTTGTTGTATTACCAGGATTCTACTTTGAATCGACTGCAGCAAAAATTCAAGATGACTTCCCTAATGTCAAGTTCATATTGATCGATGCACTTCAAAGGCTAATGAGGCCGGTGAGGTTGTGATTCGCGACAATCTTGTTCCCGTACTTTTTAGAGAAGAACAAGCAGCATATCTTGCAGGCTTTGTCACCGCACTTGAAGGATATACTAACGTAGGGTTTGTTGGCGGCGCAAAAATTCCAGCTGTAGAACGCTATGGAATGGGATTTGTGAAAGTTTTACAAGATGGTGCGAAAAGTAAGGATAAAGTTATTCATTTAAAGTATAAGTATTCAGGAACATTGGAACCATCCACTGAGATACAAATGTTAGGATCGAGTTGGTATAATGAGGGAACAGAAATTATTTTTGCCTCTGCAGGTGGTGCAGGACAATCAATTATTAAGGCAGCAGAAGATGCTGATAAGCGATTTATTGGGGTTGATGTGGACCAGTCATATATGAGCGATAAGGTTGCATTTTCTGCAACAAAAGGGATTCGGAAAACGGTTAAAAACCTTCTCGAGGCAAACTATAAACCAGAATTTCCGGGTGGAAAACGTTTAATCGTAGATCTCTGGCATGATGGTGTTGGTCTAGCTTATAAAGAAGATCGATTGAAAGAAATCAATAAAAACCAGGTTGATACGCTTATTGAAAATACGATGCAATTGATCGAGTCCAAAGAACTGATTATCCAAACGGAACATGATGAAAGCGGGGCTATTTTTTCAGATAAAAGTCAATTTTCAAATTTACAAATCGAATACTATCGCTGAGCATGAAGCTCAGCGATTCGTATGTATCCCATTATTGAAAGCGCTTGCTAAACTGTGTTGAAAATGCTAAAATTTAGGTGAACATCAATCATATTCTACCAAGGGGATCATTGAAGTTAGAACCCATCACAAAGGGTTAATTACCACACAAATGATACAATCTATGCGCTTCAATTGAGTAAAATATGAGGGTTTAAAGTAAAAAAATAATATGGGGATGATGCTTATGAAAAATCGACAATCAAATATCAAGTCTGCTTGATATTTTTATTATTTAAATTTTACTGTTTTATAGGTCTTTTTTTGTGTATGATATGTTTAAGGAGTGTAAGGGAATATGAAAAATATTGTTGAAATGAATCATATCACCAAGACGTTTCCAGGCATTAGAGCCAATGATGACGTCACAATTTCACTTCGTGAAGGGGAAATTCTAGCGCTACTGGGTGAGAATGGCGCTGGTAAGTCAACGTTGATGTCTGTGTTGTTTGGAATGTATCAACCAGATTCAGGGGAGATTGTCATTCGTGACAAAGTAACCCAAATCAATAACCCTCATGAGGCTACCTACCATAAAATTGGAATGGTACATCAGCATTTTAAATTAGTAGATAACTTTACGGTTACAGAAAATATTATTTTAGGCGTTGAAACCGTTGAGCGCGGCATGGTCCGTCTTGCGGAAGCTCGAAAAGACATCATTGAGTTAAGTAATCGATACAATTTAAATGTTGATCCGGATGCGAAAATATCTGATATATCTCTTGGAATGCAACAACGTGTTGAAATTTTAAAATTACTTTACCGTGAGAGTGATGTCATGATTTTCGATGAACCAACGGCTGTTTTGACACCTCAAGAGATTCAAGAGTTAATGGCAATTATGAAACAACTTCGATCGGAAGGCAAATCAATTATTTTTATTACGCATAAATTAAATGAGATTAAAGAAGTTGCCGATCGTGTGTCAGTTTTACGTAAAGGAAAATTTATTGGGACTGTTAATGTTAAAGATGTGACCGTCGATGAAATGTCCGAAATGATGGTTGGTCGAAAAATAGATTTAAATATTGATATGAAACCACAAGAACGTGGTGAAGTTGTTTTAGAAGTTACAAATATTAATGTGGCTTCATCCCATGGAAATCATGATGCTGTAAAAGCAGCTTCTTTTGCATTGCATGAGGGTGAAATTGTAAGTATTGCAGGGATTGAAGGGAATGGGCAACATGAGTTGGTTTATGCAATTGCAGGGATGTTACCCATAACTCAAGGAGAGATTGTGCTCAAAGGGGAAAGTATTGAAGATAAATCGATACGATACCGAAATACACATGGTATCTCGCATATCCCTGAGGACCGTCACAAAGATGGCTTAGTCCTTGATTATAAATTAGATTATAATCTCGTCTTAAAACAATATTTTACAGATCGATTCCAAAAAAACGGGATGCTCCGATTTGATAAAATTGAAACATACGCTCGTAAAATGATTGAGAAATTTGATATTCGTAGCTCAAAAGGACCAAGTTCTGTTGTGCGCAGTATGTCGGGTGGAAATCAACAGAAAGCAATTCTTGCCCGTGAAATTGATATGGGTTCTGAGGTTCTGATGGCAGTTCAACCAACGCGAGGTTTGGATGTAGGAGCAATTGAATATATTCATAATCAGCTTGTGGCTCAACGTGATGCTGGAAAGTCAGTGCTTTTAGTATCTTATGAGTTATCTGAAATTATGAACATTAGTGACCGGATCCTCGTAATGTATAACGGAGAGTTTGTAGGTGAATTTAAGCCGGAAGATATTACGCAACAAGAACTGGGCTTATATATGGCTGGAGCAAAGCGGGGTACTCTAAATGGCAAAAACTAGTTTAATTGGAAAAAAAATTAAAGACTTTTTCGCGAATGAAGGCAATCATGCAGTAATTGCATCTTTTCTTGCAATCATCATTGGTTTGTTTGTTGGATTTTTAGTGATCCTTTTGACAACGCCACAATATTCACTCAGTGCATTTTGGATTATTCTTAAAGGTGGTTTCCATCATAATTTACGCGGTATGGGTAACGTTCTATTCCGTGCTGCGCCGATTATTCTAACGGGATTATCCGTCGGATTTGCATTTAAAACGGGTCTCTTTAATATCGGAGCCTCCGGACAATTCACGGTTGGTGCCTTTACTGCCGTATATATTGGTGTGAACTGGACATGGATGCCTGCTGGAACTGGTTGGATTGTCGGATTAATTGGTGGAGCACTTGCAGGAGCGCTATGGGGTGCGATTGTTGGTGTTTTAAAGGCTTATCGAAATGTGAATGAAGTTATTGCTTCGATTATGCTGAACTATATAGGAATGTATGCAGTAAATTATCTAATTACTAATACGGCATTTGATTCCGTTCATTCAAGAACCTTACCGCCTGTCAATGCATATTTACCGGTACTTGGTTTGAATAAAATTTTTCCAAGATCATCAGTAAATATTGGTATTGTTATTGCGATTGTTATGGCAATTCTAATCTACATTGTTTTAGAAAAAACGAAATTCGGATTTGAACTCAAGGCAGTAGGGTATAATCGCCATGCAAGTCGTTATGCAGGAATTAATGAAAAAAAATCAATTATTCTCTCGATGACAATTGCTGGAGCGCTTGCTGGCCTTGGAGGTGCAGTAATGTATCTTGCAAATGTTGGAAAATACATGGATGTCCTCAATGTTCTTTTAACAGAAGGTTTTGATGGTATTTCTGTCGCATTACTTGCACAAAGCAATCCGATTGGTATTATTCTTTCGGGTCTATTCATCGCACATATTACGTATGGTGGTAATAATCTTCAATTATTCGGTCTTGAACCTGAAATTATTTCTGTTATCACCGCAACAATTATTTATGTGAGCGCACTAACAATACTTCTTAAGGGATTTATTGCGAAAGTGACTAAAAATTCCGGAGGTGATAACTGATGAACACACTCGCATTTATTGTTCAACAGATGTTATATGTTGCGATTCCATTATTGGTTGTTTCACTTGGAGGACTTTTCTCTGAACGTGGTGGAATTGTCAATATCGCTTTAGAAGGGATTATGGTTTTTGGTACCTTCTTTGGAGTTATCACTCTCTTTTTCCTTCAAAATCATATGTCAGGTCAATTGCTGTATATTGTTGCAATGTTAGCATCCATCCTTGCAGGACTTGCGATGGGAGCAGTTCATGCCTTCGCGGCAATTAATATGAATGCAGACCAAACCATTAGTGGGACTGCGATTAATATGTTTGCTCCGGCATTCACGGTATATATTGCGCGACTTTTATATTCTGTAAAAGAAATTCCTTTTAGAAATGAGTTCCTCATTCGAAAAGTACCATTCTTATCAGAAATCCCAATCGTTGGAAAACTGTTTTTTACAAACGCGTATATTTCTACCTATATTGGTATTGCAATACTTTTTATCGCAACTTTTGTTATCTATAAAACACGCTTTGGATTACGTTTACGATCTGCTGGAGAAAATCCTCATGCACTTGATGCTGCAGGTGGAAATGTAAAACGAATTCGCTGGGCGGGTGTTCTTATTTCTGGAGCATTGGCTGGTCTTGGTGGACTTATTATCACAGTTCCAATCAGTACTTCATTTACGGGAACAGCCAATGGATATGGGTTCCTTGCATTAGCAATTCTTATTTTCGGACAATGGAGACCGAAGACGATCTTCTTCTCATCGCTATTTTTCGCACTTGCGCTAACGCTTTCAAATGTTTATTCGGGAATACCGTTCTTGAATGGGCTTGGAATTCCTGATCAAGTATTTAAAATGTTGCCATATATTGCGACTTTAGTCGTACTTGTATTCACATCTAAGAAATCTGCCGCACCTAAAGCTGCGGGTCAACCTTATGATGCAGGGAAACGTTAAATTAGAATATTAAAAGAAAAAAGGTATGATTTTCTAGGAGAGAATCATACCTTTTTTTGTGGAAATGTATTTTAAAACAGAAAACATTGAATTCCATAGAGTCTATTTATTTTCGTTAATATTGTGAAGAAGTTCTAATTTTAGGTCATAGAGTTTTTGCGACAAATCAACGTAGTAGCGGTGAGGGTAGTGAAGACGTTTAACCTCATCCCAAATTGTTTCCAATTCTTTTTGCGAATATAGAGCGATTTCTTCAAGATTGGGTAGTTCATAAACACATTTACCATTTTGATAAATGGGAACTTGTAATTCTCTGACTTGATAATCGGTAAGTGTTTTTTTCTTCCAAGGCGCTGATGGATCAAAGATTGTAATCGTATCTGTTGGAATAATCTCATCTGCAAGTGCAATGTAATCTGCAAGTGCCTTGTTTGTATGATTATCATAAAACGATAGAGACGTTTATAACTTGGGTTTGTAATTTTTCGATGTTTTCGCTGACTTTAATTTTAGGTGTCAGGGTTCTATCTGAATGTTCTTGGGCAACTAACTTGTAGACGCCTCCCAAGACTGGCTCAGATTTAGAAGTTATCAAATTTTCGCCAACACCAAATGAATCAATTTGTGCACCTTGGTAAATGAGGTCATCGATGAGATATTCATCAAGAGAGTTTGAAGCCATAATCTTACAATCTTCAAGTCCTGCCTCATCAAGCATTTTGCGCGCTTCCTTGGATAGGTAGGCGAGGTCACCGGAGTCGAGTCGGATGGCTTTAAGGCGGTATCCATTTGGAATTAGATATTCATGTGCAACACGTATTGCGTTAGGGATACCGGATCCTAATGTATCATAGGTATCAACTAGAAAAATTGCATTATCTGGATTAATTTCCGCAAAAGACATAAACGCTTCAAATTCAGAATCATGAAGTTGAATATACGAGTGTGCCATAGTTCCAGAAACATTGGCTCCGTATTGATAACCAGCAAGCGTGTGCGATGTCCCGATACATCCAGCGATGATTGCAGCACGTGCTCCATCGACCGAAGAATCATAACCATGTGCACGACGTGCGCCAAATTCAAGGACAGCACGTCCTCGGGCTGCATTTACAATGCGACTCGCTTTAGTTGTCACTAAAGTAGAATAGTTGATGGATAACAAGAGCAGTGTTTCGATAAGCTGTGCTTCGATCACGGTACCCCGCACCGTTACAAGGGGTTCATTTTGGAAGACTACAGTTCCATCTTCCACTGCCCAAATATCGAGATTTAATTCTAAGTTTAATAAATAATCAAGAAATTTCGGATCTGTAAAGCCTTGTTCATAAAGATAATCAATATGATCCTGTGTAAATTTAAAATTATTAATTGTTTCGATAAGTTTGCTTAAGCCATTGAAAATGAGATAGCCCCCTTGGTTTGGTATTTTACGGGTAAACATATCAAAATAAACAATTTCTTCATGTCGGTTTTGTTTGAAATATGTATAAGCCATCGTAAATTCATATAAGTCAGTCAAAAAGACTGCATCATTAGGTTTTATCATTCTGTCACCGTTCTTTCTATTTACATCATATTGATGTACAATGCTATTATATTGTATCATTTTTTGGAGGATGTATCATGAATGAAGAATTAATATTAAAAAATGGCATAAAGGTTTATCAAATTAATGAAGAAAAGTTTCATGAAGTGTATCTTTCGTTAAAAATTGTATTTAAGCTTGAATCACGAACAAATACGATTGCTAATTTATTAACACGTATGATGGGAGACCGATTGATAGAAAACCCTACAAAAACATCACTGGCACAGCGACACGATATGTTGTACGGGGCGAAGACCAGTGCTTTAACGTATACTCTTGGCACGTATCAAGTTATTGACCTTGGAATTAAAATGATTCATGAGCGATTCACAAATGAATCGTTGCTTGATCAACAAATTAAGTTGCTTAAGGATATGTATCTGTATCCACTTCTTTCTGAACAAACCCTTGAAGAGGCTAAGAAAAATTTACGTATTAGTCACATGCACATCAAAGAAAATGCATCCCAAAATGCTTTGGTTAAGAGTTTTAAGTATGCGGGCGAGGGTCAATTATTTGGATTAAGTGCTTTTGGTGATTTAGAAGATTTGGACACCATTACCTTATCAGAAATTCAAAATTTCCATACACGTTGCATTCAAGAATTTAATAAACAAATCTATTTAGTTGGAGGTATTGATCGTGAGTGTAATTTCGATGCATTTACAGTAGGTCATTCAATGCCCATAAATGAAGCGCTATTAAAAACCAAAATTACAAACGCGTATCTTGAGGAACGTTATAAAGGAAGTCAAAGTGAGCTGGTATGTGTTTATGAAACAAGCATCACACCTTATGACGATTTATATTATGCATATTTGGTATTTATCGCATATTTAGGTCAACTTCCAACATCACTTTTATTTCAAAATATTCGCGAGAAACATAGCTTATGTTATTCAATCTATGCATCGCGTCAAGTCTATGATGGAATTTTCTATATTGCGACAGGCGTAAGTGATAAAAATGTTGAGAAAGCAATATCACTGATTGACGAGCAATTTGACTTGATTCGTGAGGAGCCTTTAGATCTTAAAGCAGCGATTAATTACTTAGATCTTTCATTGGAAGGCAATACAGAACGAATTAAGAGTATTGCAGATCATACCTTTAGAAACAATATGTTAAAGGTGAATGAATCCATTGAATCAATGCAAGAAAAAATTCGTGCTGTAACAGAAGCGGATGTGAAAGCCGTACTAGAAAAAATTACAAAACCGTTTATCTTTGCGTATCGAGGTGAAACTAATGAAAACAATTAAGAACGATTTTAACGAAAAAGTGTATACATTTACGACACCCAGTGGCTTGAGCGTTACTGTAGTGCATCGACCCGGATTTAAGCGGTCCAGCGCAGTTTACGGAACGCCATTTGGTGCATTAAATCTCAAACAGAGTTTGAACGGAACTGTTGTTGAGCACAAGTCAGGGGTTGCACACTTCTTAGAACATAAACTTTTTGAAGATGAGAGCAAAGACATTTTGAGTCAGTTTGCGGAACTTGGTGCAAGCGGTAATGCTTTTACCTCTTATGAACAAACGATGTATTATTTTGGGCATAACGGTGATTTAGAAGCGCCATTACGCTTGTTGATTCAATTTGTGAGTAAGTTTAGTGTAAGTGAAGCCAGTGTTGAAAAAGAGAAGGGTATTATCATCGAAGAGATTAAAATGTATGAACAGATGCCGGATATGCGTTTATTAAACGAAACGTATGTAAATCTATTTCACCACTATCCCTTTATCTATGACAATGCGGGAACAGAACAAAGTGTGACAGAAACGACACGTGCTGATTTACTTAGAGCATTTGAAATGAATTATTCAGACCATCGTATGGCATTGACGATTGTAACGCCTATGGATCCACAAAAGGTGGCGGACATTGTACTTGAAGAAACTGAATGTCATCTTGCATCCGAGGAAGAAGTGGTTGATTTTTTTGATGAAGAACCGTATTGTGTAGCGATTAAAGAGCGCGAAATTCAAGGGGATGTTGAAGTTCCTAAGATGACTTATTCCTTTAAGTTTCCATATAACCGGAATCATAAGCTTAAAGATGAATTTTTAATTCGTATGTTATTGGAAATGAACTTTTCGGAAATGATTCCAGACTATCAGGTTTGGCTTGATGAAGGTATTGTTTCGAACTCATATGGTTATGATGTTGATATTCGTGAGTCCTTTGGAGTCATCTATTTTGTGAATGAAGGCCATAAACACGAAGCGTTTAAAGCGATTATCAAAGAACGCATGGCTCATATTAAACATGATGAAGCGTTATTTAATCAGTTAAAGAAGCGTTATTATGGTGAAATGATTATGTCATTAAGTAAAACTGATGAGCTCGCCATTACGTTGGGCCGAGCACACTTCGATGGGATTTCGTATTTTGAATATTTAGAAATGATTCGAGACTTATCCTATGATGCACTCGTAGAAATTGTGGGTGTGATTTTAGACAGTGACGATACGTTTTTACGAATGATTCATGCAAATAACTAAGTTAGATTCTCAAGAATCTAACTTTTTTGTTGTATTTACAAAAAAATATTTAGGATGTTTATAATTTGAAGTAAATTTATATTTGTGGGCAATTCCACACAAAAAATAAAAGGAGGATACTATGAATTTTGTCCAATTGGTTGGTCACATAGAAACTATGCCTGTGCCAATAGAAGATCACTCAAATGAGAGTTATGCATTGATGCACGTTAGTGTTACTTCAAATTTTAGAACTCCGACAGGGATTTTTAGAAAGGATACCTTCCCAATTCTACTTTGGCGGGGTGCAAGTGAGACGACGACAAACTCTTGTAAACCGGGGAGTTTAATCTCTGTAAAAGGTCGATTGGAAATTAATGATGATCAATTCATCTTAATTGCAGAACATCTTGAGTTCTTGTACCCGAAAGAGTACCC is part of the Erysipelothrix piscisicarius genome and harbors:
- a CDS encoding ABC transporter permease yields the protein MAKTSLIGKKIKDFFANEGNHAVIASFLAIIIGLFVGFLVILLTTPQYSLSAFWIILKGGFHHNLRGMGNVLFRAAPIILTGLSVGFAFKTGLFNIGASGQFTVGAFTAVYIGVNWTWMPAGTGWIVGLIGGALAGALWGAIVGVLKAYRNVNEVIASIMLNYIGMYAVNYLITNTAFDSVHSRTLPPVNAYLPVLGLNKIFPRSSVNIGIVIAIVMAILIYIVLEKTKFGFELKAVGYNRHASRYAGINEKKSIILSMTIAGALAGLGGAVMYLANVGKYMDVLNVLLTEGFDGISVALLAQSNPIGIILSGLFIAHITYGGNNLQLFGLEPEIISVITATIIYVSALTILLKGFIAKVTKNSGGDN
- a CDS encoding ABC transporter permease — encoded protein: MNTLAFIVQQMLYVAIPLLVVSLGGLFSERGGIVNIALEGIMVFGTFFGVITLFFLQNHMSGQLLYIVAMLASILAGLAMGAVHAFAAINMNADQTISGTAINMFAPAFTVYIARLLYSVKEIPFRNEFLIRKVPFLSEIPIVGKLFFTNAYISTYIGIAILFIATFVIYKTRFGLRLRSAGENPHALDAAGGNVKRIRWAGVLISGALAGLGGLIITVPISTSFTGTANGYGFLALAILIFGQWRPKTIFFSSLFFALALTLSNVYSGIPFLNGLGIPDQVFKMLPYIATLVVLVFTSKKSAAPKAAGQPYDAGKR
- a CDS encoding M16 family metallopeptidase, with the protein product MNEELILKNGIKVYQINEEKFHEVYLSLKIVFKLESRTNTIANLLTRMMGDRLIENPTKTSLAQRHDMLYGAKTSALTYTLGTYQVIDLGIKMIHERFTNESLLDQQIKLLKDMYLYPLLSEQTLEEAKKNLRISHMHIKENASQNALVKSFKYAGEGQLFGLSAFGDLEDLDTITLSEIQNFHTRCIQEFNKQIYLVGGIDRECNFDAFTVGHSMPINEALLKTKITNAYLEERYKGSQSELVCVYETSITPYDDLYYAYLVFIAYLGQLPTSLLFQNIREKHSLCYSIYASRQVYDGIFYIATGVSDKNVEKAISLIDEQFDLIREEPLDLKAAINYLDLSLEGNTERIKSIADHTFRNNMLKVNESIESMQEKIRAVTEADVKAVLEKITKPFIFAYRGETNENN
- the yfmH gene encoding EF-P 5-aminopentanol modification-associated protein YfmH gives rise to the protein MKTIKNDFNEKVYTFTTPSGLSVTVVHRPGFKRSSAVYGTPFGALNLKQSLNGTVVEHKSGVAHFLEHKLFEDESKDILSQFAELGASGNAFTSYEQTMYYFGHNGDLEAPLRLLIQFVSKFSVSEASVEKEKGIIIEEIKMYEQMPDMRLLNETYVNLFHHYPFIYDNAGTEQSVTETTRADLLRAFEMNYSDHRMALTIVTPMDPQKVADIVLEETECHLASEEEVVDFFDEEPYCVAIKEREIQGDVEVPKMTYSFKFPYNRNHKLKDEFLIRMLLEMNFSEMIPDYQVWLDEGIVSNSYGYDVDIRESFGVIYFVNEGHKHEAFKAIIKERMAHIKHDEALFNQLKKRYYGEMIMSLSKTDELAITLGRAHFDGISYFEYLEMIRDLSYDALVEIVGVILDSDDTFLRMIHANN
- a CDS encoding single-stranded DNA-binding protein, coding for MNFVQLVGHIETMPVPIEDHSNESYALMHVSVTSNFRTPTGIFRKDTFPILLWRGASETTTNSCKPGSLISVKGRLEINDDQFILIAEHLEFLYPKEYPRE